The following proteins come from a genomic window of Denitromonas sp.:
- a CDS encoding 16S rRNA pseudouridine(516) synthase → MQIARLLQTQGFGSRKECRLLVTAGLVTVNGALIDNPTAEVDPAGLVFTVDGEEWAYHDKAYLMLYKPDGVECSRAPKHHPSVFNLLPPQLGERGVQTIGRLDHDTTGLILLSDDGQFIHVWSSGKKQTPKRYRVTLKHAHTPEMLAALRTGVELVDEPGELVAAVSVEPIDAHTIWMTITQGKYHQVKRMVAAAGNRVEALHRDRIGGLDLPAVLEPGDWAWLTETHIAALADFPDFA, encoded by the coding sequence ATGCAAATCGCTCGCCTCCTCCAAACCCAGGGCTTCGGCAGCCGCAAGGAGTGCCGCCTGCTGGTCACTGCCGGCCTGGTCACCGTGAACGGTGCGCTCATCGACAACCCCACCGCCGAGGTCGATCCGGCCGGCCTGGTATTCACCGTCGATGGTGAAGAATGGGCCTATCACGACAAGGCCTACCTGATGCTCTACAAGCCCGACGGCGTCGAATGCAGCCGGGCGCCCAAGCATCACCCCTCGGTGTTCAACCTGCTGCCGCCGCAGCTGGGTGAGCGCGGCGTGCAGACCATCGGCCGGCTCGACCATGACACCACCGGGCTGATCCTGCTGTCGGACGACGGCCAGTTCATCCATGTGTGGAGCTCGGGCAAGAAGCAGACCCCCAAGCGCTACCGGGTCACGCTCAAGCACGCCCATACGCCGGAGATGCTGGCCGCGCTGCGCACCGGGGTGGAACTGGTCGACGAGCCCGGTGAGCTGGTTGCGGCGGTGTCGGTTGAACCGATCGATGCCCACACCATCTGGATGACCATCACCCAGGGCAAGTACCACCAGGTCAAGCGCATGGTCGCGGCGGCGGGGAACCGCGTCGAGGCCTTGCACCGCGACCGCATCGGCGGGCTGGATCTGCCCGCGGTGCTCGAACCGGGCGACTGGGCCTGGCTCACCGAGACCCATATCGCCGCCCTGGCCGATTTTCCTGACTTCGCCTGA
- the earP gene encoding elongation factor P maturation arginine rhamnosyltransferase EarP yields the protein MQWDIFCRVVDNFGDIGVSWRLARALAADAGQTVRLFVDDWSTLRRLLPAAPSAPAPFVAGQVSVLPWTLADASPQVAEVVVEAFACHLPGAYLAAMRAAPTAPVWINLEYLSAEDWIEACHGLPSPDPATGLAKTFFFPGFSAGTGGLIREPGVFARRDAAQGPTGRSDWLAEYPAAGALASARWISLFAYDNPALAGRLADWRQADRPVVLWVPEGTAQRAVAQIIGEPALVSGEVRRLGALTVCALPFLPMDTYDRLLALCDVNFVRGEDSFVRAQWAARPFVWQAYPQADAAHLDKLEAFLQRYLAGVDAATAGAVRAFWREWNGAGGTDTAWPAFDSHWPALARHARQWCEHIGATDGLVERLVKFIVPDVK from the coding sequence ATGCAGTGGGACATTTTCTGCCGGGTTGTGGATAACTTTGGGGATATCGGCGTGTCGTGGCGGCTGGCGCGTGCTCTGGCCGCCGATGCCGGACAGACGGTGCGGCTCTTCGTCGATGACTGGTCCACCTTACGCCGCTTGCTCCCCGCCGCGCCGTCGGCGCCGGCGCCGTTCGTCGCGGGCCAGGTCAGCGTGCTGCCGTGGACGCTTGCCGACGCATCGCCGCAGGTCGCCGAGGTGGTGGTCGAAGCCTTCGCCTGCCACCTGCCCGGCGCTTACCTGGCGGCGATGCGTGCGGCGCCCACGGCGCCAGTGTGGATCAACCTGGAGTACCTGAGCGCCGAGGACTGGATCGAGGCCTGCCACGGCCTGCCCTCGCCGGACCCGGCCACCGGGCTGGCCAAGACCTTTTTCTTCCCCGGCTTTAGCGCGGGCACGGGCGGCCTGATCCGCGAGCCCGGCGTCTTTGCGCGTCGGGATGCCGCCCAGGGGCCCACCGGCCGGTCGGACTGGCTGGCCGAGTATCCGGCAGCGGGCGCGCTGGCGTCGGCGCGATGGATCTCGCTGTTCGCCTACGACAACCCCGCGCTGGCCGGCCGGCTCGCCGACTGGCGCCAGGCCGACCGGCCGGTCGTCCTGTGGGTGCCCGAAGGCACGGCGCAGCGCGCGGTGGCGCAGATCATCGGTGAACCTGCCCTGGTGTCGGGCGAGGTCCGCCGGCTCGGTGCGCTGACGGTGTGCGCGCTGCCCTTCCTGCCGATGGATACCTACGATCGCTTGCTGGCGCTGTGCGATGTGAACTTCGTGCGCGGTGAGGATTCCTTCGTGCGGGCGCAATGGGCCGCGCGGCCCTTCGTGTGGCAGGCCTACCCGCAGGCGGATGCCGCGCACCTGGACAAGCTCGAGGCATTCCTGCAGCGCTACCTGGCAGGCGTCGATGCTGCCACGGCCGGTGCCGTCAGGGCATTCTGGCGCGAATGGAACGGTGCCGGCGGTACGGACACCGCCTGGCCGGCCTTCGACAGCCACTGGCCGGCGCTGGCGCGGCACGCCCGCCAGTGGTGCGAACACATCGGGGCGACGGACGGTCTGGTGGAGAGACTGGTGAAATTTATTGTTCCCGACGTAAAATAG
- the efp gene encoding elongation factor P encodes MKTAQELRSGNVIMVGDNALVVQKTEYNKSGRNAAVVKMKLKNLLTGAPSESVYKADDKFEVVQLERKEVTYSYFADPMYVFMDADYEQYEVEADNMTDALKYLEDGLACEVVFYNGKAISVDLPNSVVREVTYTEPAVKGDTSGKVLKPAKIATGFELMVPAFVEIGDKIEIDTRTDEYKNRVK; translated from the coding sequence ATGAAAACTGCTCAGGAACTGCGCTCCGGTAACGTGATCATGGTGGGCGACAACGCGCTCGTCGTGCAGAAGACCGAATACAACAAGTCCGGCCGCAACGCAGCGGTCGTGAAGATGAAACTCAAGAACCTGCTCACCGGCGCGCCGTCCGAGTCGGTGTACAAGGCCGACGACAAGTTCGAAGTCGTCCAGCTCGAGCGCAAGGAAGTGACCTACTCCTACTTTGCCGACCCGATGTACGTGTTCATGGACGCCGACTACGAGCAGTACGAAGTCGAAGCCGACAACATGACCGACGCGCTCAAGTACCTCGAGGACGGTCTGGCCTGCGAAGTGGTGTTCTACAACGGCAAGGCCATCTCCGTCGACCTGCCCAACTCGGTGGTGCGTGAAGTCACCTACACCGAACCGGCCGTCAAGGGCGACACCTCGGGCAAGGTGCTCAAGCCGGCCAAGATCGCCACTGGCTTCGAGCTGATGGTGCCGGCCTTCGTCGAGATCGGTGACAAGATCGAGATCGACACCCGCACCGACGAGTACAAGAACCGCGTCAAGTAA
- a CDS encoding AmpG family muropeptide MFS transporter — MTSPAPVAPAAAVRRNWREVMLNRRMLVCIFTGFASGLPLYLLLNLVPAWLKTEGLSLKAIGAFALIQFPYTWKFLWAPLLDRFGILPVLGRRRSWMLLTQLGLLASIAWLGRLSPTDQLTLVVALTAVIALCSATLDIALDAFRREILDDDELGLGNAIHVNAYRIAGLVPGSLSLILADHLPWSQVFLITAAFMLPGMVMTLMVREPAAAERRPRTLRDAVVEPFHEFFSRHGVRSALLVLAFIFLYKLGDSLCTALATPFYLDMGYSKTEIGVIAKNAGLWPMVIGGILGGIWMVKLGINRALWLFGVVQIVTILGFVWLAWLGPAPSDAARLVVLATVIAGEAVGAGLGTTAFVAYMARTTHPAYSATQLALFTSLMAVPRTFINASAGWLVEGMGWFNFFLLCFMLAIPGMLLLFKVAPWHAGPVASLRTDP; from the coding sequence GTGACTTCCCCCGCCCCCGTGGCGCCCGCCGCTGCCGTGCGCCGCAACTGGCGCGAGGTGATGCTCAACCGGCGCATGCTGGTGTGCATCTTCACCGGCTTCGCCTCGGGGCTGCCGCTGTACCTGCTGCTCAACCTGGTGCCCGCCTGGCTCAAAACCGAAGGCCTGTCGCTGAAGGCCATTGGCGCCTTCGCGCTGATCCAGTTTCCCTACACCTGGAAGTTCCTGTGGGCGCCGCTGCTCGACCGCTTCGGCATCCTGCCGGTGCTGGGCCGGCGGCGCAGCTGGATGCTGCTGACCCAGCTCGGCCTGCTCGCCTCGATTGCCTGGCTCGGCCGCCTCTCGCCCACCGACCAGCTCACCCTGGTGGTGGCGCTCACCGCGGTGATCGCGCTGTGTTCGGCCACGCTGGACATCGCGCTCGACGCCTTCCGGCGCGAAATTCTCGACGACGACGAGCTGGGCCTCGGCAACGCCATTCATGTGAACGCCTACCGCATCGCCGGCCTGGTGCCGGGTTCCCTGTCGCTGATCCTGGCCGACCACCTGCCGTGGTCGCAGGTCTTCCTGATCACCGCCGCCTTCATGCTGCCCGGCATGGTCATGACGCTCATGGTGCGCGAGCCGGCCGCCGCCGAACGCCGGCCGCGCACCCTGCGCGACGCGGTGGTCGAGCCCTTCCATGAGTTCTTCAGCCGCCATGGCGTGCGCTCGGCGCTGCTGGTGCTGGCCTTCATCTTCCTCTACAAGCTCGGCGACTCGCTGTGCACCGCGCTGGCCACGCCCTTCTACCTCGACATGGGCTACAGCAAGACCGAGATCGGCGTGATCGCCAAGAATGCCGGGCTGTGGCCGATGGTCATCGGTGGCATCCTCGGCGGCATCTGGATGGTCAAGCTGGGCATCAACCGGGCGCTGTGGCTGTTCGGCGTGGTGCAGATCGTCACCATCCTCGGTTTCGTCTGGCTGGCCTGGCTTGGCCCGGCGCCCTCGGACGCCGCACGGCTGGTGGTGCTGGCTACCGTCATCGCCGGCGAGGCGGTTGGCGCCGGCCTGGGCACGACGGCCTTCGTCGCCTACATGGCGCGCACCACCCACCCGGCCTACTCGGCTACCCAGCTGGCCTTGTTCACCAGCCTGATGGCGGTGCCGCGCACCTTCATCAACGCCTCGGCCGGCTGGCTGGTCGAAGGCATGGGCTGGTTCAACTTCTTCCTGCTGTGCTTCATGCTGGCCATTCCCGGCATGCTGCTGCTGTTCAAGGTTGCGCCCTGGCATGCCGGGCCGGTGGCTTCCCTGAGGACCGATCCATGA
- a CDS encoding uracil-DNA glycosylase family protein → MSSSHPLIAAAKALSAQVDALRFAPPVSHVYNPLDYAWPVHEAYLRRYGSGRKQVVLVGMNPGPFGMVQTGVPFGEIAVVRDWMGLSGAVGRPAVENPKRPVEGFDCTRSEVSGRRLWGLFQARFGTAEAFFADHFVANYCPLAFFDGGRNLTPDKLPAAEAGPLLAACDAHLRRLIEALSPEWVIGVGAWAEQRAATVAAGLPVKIGRVLHPSPASPAANRGWSEAATRQLQALGVWTD, encoded by the coding sequence ATGAGTTCGTCTCATCCGCTCATTGCCGCCGCGAAGGCGCTGTCAGCACAGGTTGACGCCCTGCGTTTCGCGCCGCCGGTGTCGCATGTCTACAACCCCCTCGACTATGCCTGGCCGGTACACGAGGCCTATCTGCGCCGCTATGGCAGCGGGCGCAAGCAGGTGGTGCTGGTGGGCATGAACCCCGGCCCCTTCGGCATGGTGCAGACCGGCGTGCCCTTTGGCGAGATTGCCGTGGTGCGCGACTGGATGGGCTTGTCCGGTGCGGTTGGCCGGCCGGCGGTGGAGAACCCCAAGCGGCCCGTCGAGGGCTTCGACTGCACCCGCTCGGAAGTCAGCGGCCGGCGCCTGTGGGGCTTGTTCCAGGCGCGCTTCGGCACGGCGGAGGCCTTCTTTGCCGACCATTTCGTGGCCAACTACTGCCCGCTGGCCTTCTTCGACGGCGGCCGCAACCTCACTCCCGACAAGCTCCCCGCTGCCGAAGCCGGACCGTTGCTGGCCGCCTGCGATGCGCACCTGCGCAGGCTGATCGAAGCGCTGTCGCCCGAGTGGGTGATTGGCGTCGGCGCCTGGGCCGAGCAGCGCGCCGCTACCGTCGCTGCCGGCCTGCCGGTGAAGATCGGCCGCGTGCTGCACCCCAGCCCGGCCAGCCCGGCGGCCAACCGTGGCTGGAGCGAGGCGGCCACGCGCCAGTTGCAGGCGCTCGGGGTGTGGACGGACTGA
- a CDS encoding ROK family protein, which produces MLRIGVDLGGTKIEAIALDRSGRVMARERIATPQHDYPATVRAIAGLVDGLEARLGAPARVGVGTPGAISAATGRIKNANSTCLNGQPLRDDLQSALGREIRIANDANCFAVSEATDGAARGARVVFGVILGTGVGGGLVVDGRPLSGANAIAGEWGHNPLADEAPGLPCYCGRVGCVETWLSGPGMAVDHARHGGGALDAATIAARAEAGDAACEATLQRYVDRLSRALAAVINIVDPEVIVLGGGLSSITRLYAEVPARWGRQVFSDQVLTRLLPPLHGDSSGVRGAAWLWPMEEGE; this is translated from the coding sequence ATGCTGCGCATCGGCGTCGACCTGGGCGGCACCAAGATCGAAGCCATTGCGCTCGATCGCAGCGGCCGGGTGATGGCGCGCGAGCGCATCGCCACGCCGCAGCACGACTACCCGGCCACCGTGCGTGCCATCGCCGGCCTGGTCGATGGCCTTGAGGCGCGCCTCGGCGCACCGGCCCGCGTGGGCGTGGGCACGCCGGGGGCGATCTCGGCGGCCACGGGGCGGATCAAGAACGCCAATTCCACCTGCCTCAACGGCCAGCCGCTGCGCGATGATCTGCAGAGCGCGCTCGGCCGCGAGATCCGCATCGCCAACGACGCCAACTGCTTTGCCGTGTCCGAAGCCACCGACGGTGCAGCGCGCGGCGCCCGCGTGGTGTTCGGGGTGATTCTCGGCACCGGCGTGGGCGGGGGGCTGGTCGTCGACGGCCGGCCGCTGAGCGGTGCCAACGCCATTGCCGGCGAGTGGGGTCACAACCCGCTGGCCGACGAGGCCCCCGGCCTGCCCTGTTATTGCGGCCGGGTCGGTTGTGTCGAGACCTGGTTGTCCGGGCCGGGCATGGCGGTGGATCATGCCCGTCATGGGGGCGGAGCACTCGACGCGGCCACCATCGCCGCGCGGGCCGAGGCGGGTGACGCGGCCTGCGAGGCGACGCTGCAACGCTATGTTGATCGCCTGTCGCGCGCGCTGGCAGCGGTCATCAATATCGTGGATCCTGAGGTGATCGTGCTCGGCGGCGGGCTGTCGTCGATCACGCGTTTATATGCCGAGGTGCCGGCGCGCTGGGGCCGGCAGGTGTTTTCGGACCAGGTACTGACCCGCCTGCTGCCGCCGCTGCATGGCGACAGTTCCGGCGTGCGTGGCGCGGCGTGGTTGTGGCCGATGGAGGAAGGCGAATGA
- a CDS encoding MOSC domain-containing protein, giving the protein MNEALGGPVTVFAGGLRPLPPEGQMTGMFKTRQDAPLSCTREGLQGDMQADRRYHGGPDKAVHLYPADHYARLVAAFPALAGEVGPGTLGENLSVAGVDETRVCLGDVFALGACRLQITQPRRPCWKIDHRLGVSGASRRVADEGITGWYFRVLAEGLIVPDETMHLIERPNPDISIAHLWAVETAHRPDADAVRALSQAVGLSAGWAQKLRQRADWLARHAESRSTP; this is encoded by the coding sequence ATGAATGAAGCACTGGGAGGACCGGTGACGGTGTTTGCCGGTGGGCTGCGGCCGCTGCCGCCCGAGGGGCAGATGACCGGCATGTTCAAGACGCGGCAGGACGCGCCGCTAAGCTGCACCCGCGAAGGGCTGCAAGGTGACATGCAGGCCGATCGCCGCTACCACGGCGGGCCGGACAAGGCGGTGCATCTTTACCCCGCCGATCACTACGCGCGGCTGGTGGCGGCCTTTCCGGCGCTGGCCGGCGAGGTCGGGCCGGGCACGCTGGGCGAGAACCTGTCGGTGGCGGGCGTGGACGAGACCCGGGTGTGCCTGGGCGATGTCTTCGCACTGGGCGCGTGCCGCCTGCAGATCACCCAGCCGCGCCGGCCTTGCTGGAAGATCGATCATCGCCTGGGGGTCAGCGGCGCCTCGCGGCGGGTGGCTGACGAGGGCATCACCGGCTGGTATTTCCGGGTGCTGGCCGAAGGCCTGATCGTGCCGGACGAGACCATGCACCTGATCGAGCGCCCCAACCCGGACATCTCCATCGCCCATCTGTGGGCGGTGGAGACGGCGCACCGGCCGGATGCCGACGCGGTGCGCGCCCTGTCGCAGGCCGTGGGCCTGTCGGCGGGCTGGGCCCAGAAACTGCGCCAGCGGGCCGACTGGCTGGCGCGGCATGCCGAGTCGCGGAGTACCCCATGA
- a CDS encoding primosomal protein N', whose translation MSIVRVAIPVPVPQLFDYTCENADPSDVGRCVRVRFGRRIETGIVVELPAHSDIAPARLRPVEQILRDTPAMSADWLALTRFVARYYHAPVGEVMALALPPELRRATTVDIRDDDPLLALTPAGHTALNEGGRPSRARRHLAALAEAGPTRKSVARQWPDGDATAELLRRQWVYPAAPANPALTPPRLPTLTDEQAAVLEAITTAQPGFLPVLLQGVTGAGKTEVYLRLAERCLAAGHSVLMMVPEIALTPQFESRITERFPHARIVALHSGAGDMARSRGFLRALEGDADIVLGTRLSVFTPLPRLGLIIVDEEHDPSYKQQEGVRYSARDVAVWRAHHQGVPIVLGTATPSLESWRHASEGRYRHLRLTRRAVATQMPTVRLIDTRRAKLDGGLSKPLIEAIAQRLARQEQSLIFLNRRGFAPVLACPSCEWVSACPHCAANRVVHLTDRRLRCHHCGFDSPIPIACPECGEQDLQPLGRGTQKLEAHLAERFPDARVLRVDRDVARSRSDWLALLAKIHAGEADILVGTQMMAKGHDFERLTLVGVVGADAALYASDFRAPERLFQQLMQVGGRAGRSHLAGEVLIQTEFGDHPLFQCLKRQDADAYARLALDERRQAGFPPFTFQAMLGADAPQLEDAIAFLQRARDDALTDLPAALMLYDPVPMRMHRLARRERAQLLVEATERAALQQFLGVWVPRLYRLPAGRELRWRVDVDPLDV comes from the coding sequence ATGAGCATCGTCCGCGTTGCGATCCCTGTACCGGTACCGCAACTCTTTGATTACACGTGTGAAAACGCCGACCCCTCGGATGTCGGGCGCTGCGTGCGAGTGCGCTTCGGTCGCCGCATCGAAACCGGCATCGTGGTCGAACTGCCGGCCCACAGCGACATCGCGCCGGCGCGCCTGAGGCCCGTCGAACAGATCCTGCGCGACACCCCGGCCATGAGTGCCGACTGGCTGGCGCTGACTCGCTTCGTCGCTCGCTACTACCACGCCCCGGTCGGCGAGGTGATGGCCCTGGCCCTGCCGCCCGAGCTGCGCCGCGCCACCACCGTCGACATCCGCGACGACGACCCCCTGCTCGCGCTTACCCCCGCCGGCCACACCGCCCTCAACGAAGGCGGCCGGCCGTCCAGGGCACGGCGTCATCTCGCCGCGCTGGCCGAGGCCGGCCCGACCCGCAAGTCGGTCGCCCGCCAGTGGCCCGACGGCGACGCCACCGCCGAGCTGCTGCGCCGCCAGTGGGTGTATCCCGCCGCGCCGGCCAACCCGGCGCTGACGCCGCCCAGGCTGCCGACCCTCACCGACGAGCAAGCTGCCGTGCTCGAGGCCATCACCACCGCCCAGCCCGGCTTCCTGCCGGTCCTGCTGCAAGGGGTGACCGGCGCCGGCAAGACCGAGGTCTACCTGCGCCTGGCCGAGCGTTGTCTGGCCGCCGGCCACAGCGTGCTGATGATGGTGCCCGAGATCGCGCTCACCCCGCAGTTCGAGTCACGCATTACCGAGCGCTTCCCCCATGCACGCATCGTCGCCCTGCATTCGGGCGCCGGCGACATGGCCCGTTCGCGTGGCTTCCTGCGCGCCCTCGAAGGCGACGCCGACATCGTGCTCGGCACCCGCCTGTCGGTGTTCACCCCGCTGCCGCGGCTCGGCCTGATCATCGTCGACGAAGAGCACGACCCCTCCTACAAGCAGCAGGAAGGCGTGCGCTACTCGGCGCGCGACGTCGCCGTGTGGCGCGCCCACCACCAGGGCGTGCCCATCGTCCTCGGCACCGCCACCCCCTCGCTGGAGAGCTGGCGACACGCCTCCGAAGGGCGCTACCGCCATCTGCGCCTCACCCGCCGCGCGGTGGCCACCCAGATGCCCACGGTGCGCCTCATCGACACCCGCCGCGCCAAGCTCGACGGCGGCCTGTCCAAGCCGCTGATCGAGGCCATCGCCCAGCGTCTGGCGCGGCAGGAACAGAGCCTCATCTTTCTCAACCGGCGCGGCTTCGCCCCGGTGCTCGCCTGCCCCTCCTGCGAATGGGTCAGCGCCTGCCCGCACTGCGCCGCCAACCGGGTGGTGCACCTCACCGACCGCCGGCTGCGCTGCCACCACTGCGGCTTCGACAGCCCCATCCCCATCGCCTGCCCGGAGTGCGGCGAGCAGGACCTGCAACCGCTCGGCCGCGGCACGCAGAAACTCGAAGCCCATCTGGCCGAGCGCTTTCCCGACGCCCGGGTGTTGCGCGTCGACCGCGACGTGGCCCGCTCACGCAGCGACTGGCTGGCCCTGCTGGCCAAGATCCATGCCGGCGAGGCCGACATCCTGGTCGGCACGCAGATGATGGCCAAGGGGCATGATTTCGAACGCCTGACGCTGGTCGGCGTGGTTGGCGCCGACGCCGCGCTGTATGCCTCGGACTTCCGCGCCCCGGAGCGATTGTTCCAGCAGCTGATGCAGGTCGGCGGGCGGGCCGGGCGCAGCCATCTGGCCGGCGAGGTGCTGATCCAGACCGAATTCGGCGACCACCCGCTGTTCCAGTGCCTCAAGCGCCAAGACGCCGACGCCTATGCCCGCCTCGCGCTCGACGAGCGCCGCCAGGCCGGCTTTCCGCCCTTTACCTTCCAGGCCATGCTCGGCGCCGACGCCCCCCAGCTCGAAGACGCCATCGCCTTCCTGCAACGCGCGCGCGACGACGCGCTCACCGACCTGCCTGCCGCATTGATGCTCTACGATCCGGTGCCCATGCGCATGCACCGGCTGGCCCGCCGCGAGCGCGCGCAATTGCTGGTCGAAGCGACCGAGCGCGCCGCGCTGCAGCAGTTTCTCGGCGTGTGGGTGCCGCGCCTGTACCGGCTGCCTGCCGGCCGCGAGCTGCGCTGGCGGGTGGATGTCGATCCGCTGGACGTTTGA
- the hemE gene encoding uroporphyrinogen decarboxylase, giving the protein MSPLRNDTFLRALLRQPTDYTPLWLMRQAGRYLPEYCETRKRAGSFLQLCKSPAMACEVTLQPLERYPLDAAILFSDILTVPDAMGLGLYFAEGEGPRFERPLRDEAAIRALTVPDPHDELRYVVDAVSEIRRALDGRVPLIGFSGSPWTLACYMVEGASSRDYQHIKTLAYTRPELLHHILDVTTEAVIAYLNAQIAAGAQAVMVFDSWGGVLSHAAYREFSLQYMERIVAGLTKEADGRRVPNIVFTKGGGLWLESIADIGCDAVGLDWTIDIGEARQRVGDKVALQGNLDPSILFGTPDTIAREARRILDAFGPNAGHVFNLGHGISQFTPPENVTVLVDTVHQHSRQLRQSA; this is encoded by the coding sequence GTGAGCCCCTTGCGCAACGACACCTTCCTGCGCGCGCTGCTGCGCCAACCGACCGACTACACCCCGCTGTGGCTGATGCGCCAGGCCGGCCGTTACCTGCCCGAGTACTGCGAGACCCGCAAGCGGGCCGGCAGCTTCCTGCAGTTGTGCAAGAGCCCGGCGATGGCCTGCGAAGTCACCCTCCAGCCGCTCGAGCGCTACCCGCTCGACGCCGCCATCCTGTTTTCCGACATCCTCACCGTGCCCGACGCCATGGGCCTCGGCCTGTATTTCGCCGAAGGCGAGGGCCCGCGCTTCGAGCGCCCGCTGCGTGACGAAGCCGCCATCCGCGCGCTGACCGTGCCCGATCCGCACGACGAGTTGCGCTATGTGGTCGACGCAGTCTCCGAGATCCGCCGTGCCCTCGATGGCCGCGTGCCGCTGATCGGCTTCTCCGGCAGCCCGTGGACCCTGGCCTGCTACATGGTCGAAGGCGCCTCCTCGCGCGACTACCAGCACATCAAGACCCTGGCCTACACCCGGCCCGAACTGCTGCACCACATCCTCGATGTCACCACCGAGGCGGTCATTGCCTACCTCAACGCCCAGATCGCCGCCGGCGCCCAGGCCGTGATGGTGTTCGACTCCTGGGGCGGGGTGCTGTCGCACGCGGCCTACCGCGAGTTCTCGCTGCAATACATGGAACGCATCGTCGCCGGCCTCACCAAGGAAGCCGACGGCCGCCGCGTGCCCAACATCGTGTTTACCAAGGGCGGTGGCCTGTGGCTCGAATCCATCGCCGACATCGGCTGCGACGCCGTCGGCCTGGACTGGACCATCGACATCGGTGAAGCCCGTCAGCGGGTGGGCGACAAGGTGGCCCTGCAAGGCAACCTCGACCCGTCCATCCTCTTCGGCACGCCGGACACCATCGCGCGCGAAGCCCGCCGCATCCTCGACGCCTTCGGCCCGAACGCCGGCCATGTCTTCAACCTCGGCCACGGCATCTCGCAGTTCACGCCGCCCGAAAACGTCACCGTGCTGGTCGACACCGTCCACCAGCACAGCCGACAGCTGCGCCAGTCCGCCTGA
- a CDS encoding TrkH family potassium uptake protein codes for MNVRSYAPVVGAFGLITMIFGLLMGFPLAVSFLLGDGATTAYDESLLITFGVGLALWFSARHSRRDLRTRDGFLLVSATWLFMPVFAMLPLILYQPELSITDGYFEAASGLTTTGATVLAGLDQLPLSINLWRCFLHWIGGMGVIVLVVAILPLLGIGGRQMFSAEAPGPMKESSLTPRITETAKALWVTYLLLTIACAIALWLAGMPGWEALIHAFSVMGLGGFSSWDNSIAHYDSALIEGVVIVFACTAGLSFATHYRALQKRSLAPYRDDTEVRFFALVLIGSVVMLTAFLLLQPGAMSLPTTLRHVAFQVVSISTSLGLASTDYGSWPMFSQLWLLFLCSFVSCSGSTGGGIKMVRAIILYKQVFREITLALHPQAVRPVKLGRAVVPNTILHAVLAFGFMYMVSIIILTLLLGGSGLEMVTAFSAVIACINNTGPGMNSIGPAGNYAGLTDFQTWVCSIAMIIGRLEVFTLLVVLTPAFWRK; via the coding sequence ATGAACGTCCGAAGCTACGCCCCGGTGGTCGGCGCATTCGGTCTGATCACCATGATCTTCGGGCTGCTCATGGGCTTTCCGCTGGCCGTCTCCTTCCTGCTCGGCGACGGTGCCACGACCGCCTACGACGAGTCCTTGCTGATCACCTTCGGCGTTGGCCTGGCGCTGTGGTTCAGTGCCCGCCACAGCCGGCGCGACCTGCGCACCCGCGACGGCTTCCTGCTGGTCTCTGCCACCTGGCTGTTCATGCCGGTGTTTGCCATGCTGCCGCTGATCCTCTACCAGCCCGAGCTGTCGATCACCGACGGCTACTTCGAAGCCGCCTCGGGCCTGACCACCACCGGCGCCACCGTGCTCGCCGGCCTCGACCAGCTCCCCCTGTCGATCAACCTGTGGCGCTGCTTCCTGCACTGGATCGGCGGCATGGGCGTGATCGTGCTGGTGGTAGCCATCCTGCCGCTGCTGGGCATCGGCGGCCGACAGATGTTCAGCGCCGAAGCGCCCGGACCGATGAAGGAGTCCTCCCTCACCCCGCGCATCACCGAAACCGCCAAGGCCTTGTGGGTCACCTACCTGCTGCTCACCATCGCCTGCGCCATTGCCCTGTGGCTGGCCGGCATGCCGGGCTGGGAGGCGCTGATTCATGCCTTCTCGGTGATGGGCCTGGGCGGCTTCTCGTCCTGGGACAACTCCATCGCCCACTACGACAGCGCGTTGATCGAAGGGGTGGTGATCGTCTTTGCCTGCACCGCCGGGCTCAGCTTTGCCACCCACTACCGCGCCCTGCAAAAGCGCAGCCTGGCGCCCTACCGCGACGACACCGAGGTCCGCTTCTTCGCACTGGTATTGATCGGCAGCGTTGTGATGCTGACCGCCTTCCTGCTGCTCCAGCCCGGTGCCATGTCGCTGCCCACCACGCTGCGCCATGTCGCCTTCCAGGTGGTCTCGATCTCTACCTCGCTCGGCCTGGCCAGCACCGACTACGGCAGCTGGCCGATGTTCAGCCAGCTGTGGCTGCTGTTCCTGTGCAGCTTCGTGTCGTGCTCGGGCTCGACCGGCGGCGGCATCAAGATGGTGCGGGCGATCATTCTCTACAAGCAGGTCTTCCGCGAGATCACCCTCGCCCTGCATCCCCAGGCCGTCCGGCCGGTCAAGCTCGGCCGTGCCGTGGTGCCCAACACCATCCTGCATGCCGTGCTGGCCTTCGGCTTCATGTACATGGTCAGCATCATCATCCTGACCCTGCTGCTCGGCGGCAGTGGCCTGGAGATGGTCACCGCCTTCTCGGCGGTCATCGCCTGCATCAACAACACCGGCCCCGGCATGAACAGCATCGGTCCGGCCGGCAACTACGCCGGCCTCACCGACTTCCAGACCTGGGTGTGTTCGATCGCCATGATCATCGGCCGGCTCGAGGTGTTTACCCTGCTGGTGGTGCTCACGCCGGCCTTCTGGCGCAAGTAA